The Belonocnema kinseyi isolate 2016_QV_RU_SX_M_011 chromosome 10, B_treatae_v1, whole genome shotgun sequence genome has a window encoding:
- the LOC117181672 gene encoding uncharacterized protein LOC117181672 encodes MMRSTLLFYKSFYIHHAGVNIFIHGLWMKGWSDLLFAFFAFNSHWQRSDQSIALLLFFKVIDATILVVCRFLLCFWNKQINQNLPKILLIFHCLTWTYIYVLFVPENVLWGSNSKNLSENFYMWMWFISECLNSIWLRLFCRLEIYLFPPPSKDAIQFANRLKKQKASSVRKPSGQNAKKAELLKTLTCVMSMKKKLQRIRKAKEEKIGLHHKLEEEKDEIDSDEDHKKEIMQTLISAMKVRKEIQNIRKDKRNNLDPEIVTSNKNTETDFESGEIENKKFEETTV; translated from the exons ATGATGAGATCCACCCTTTTATTTTACAAGAGTTTTTACATTCATCATGCAGgagttaatattttcattcatggATTATGGATGAAAGGCTGGAGcgatttattatttgcattttttgccTTCAATTCTCATTGGCAAAG GTCTGATCAGTCGATTGcccttctattattttttaaagtaattgacGCAACTATTCTAGTCGTATGCCGCTTTCTTCTCTGCTTTTGGAATAAGCAGATAAACCAAAACCTTCCGAAAATCTTGTTAATATTTCATTGCCTTACATG gactTACATTTACGTGCTATTTGTACCTGAAAACGTATTATGGGGGAGCAATAGTAAAAATCTTTCAGAGAACTTCTACATGTGGATGTGGTTTATTTCTGAGTGTTTGAATTCg ATCTGGTTAAGATTATTCTGCAGACTTGAAATCTATCTTTTCCCTCCACCATCCAAAGATGCTATTCAATTTGCAAACAGGCTCAAAAAACAAAAAGCATCTTCAGTCAG AAAACCAAGTGGACAGAATGCAAAAAAAGCTGAGCTTCTAAAAACTTTGACCt gtgtTATGTCgatgaagaaaaaattgcaaagaattcgaAAAGCAAAAGAGGAGAAAATTGGTCTTCATCACAAGCTTGAAGAAGAAAAAGATGAAATAGATTCTGATGAAGACCACAAGAAAGAGATTATGCAAACtttaataa GTGCAATGAAAGTTAggaaggaaattcaaaatataagaaaagataAACGGAATAATCTCGATCCAGAGATTGtgacttcaaacaaaaatacggAGACAGATTTTGAAAGCGgcgaaatagaaaataaaaaatttgaagaaactaCTGTCTga